A single Phycisphaerae bacterium DNA region contains:
- a CDS encoding PQQ-binding-like beta-propeller repeat protein: MHSFLLIVLLVSAVAMQDDASPRGDSSPTSTAADSSANGNASYVNSSFEADEQIRKARARADEGDWTAAAVAMQEIISRHGRQVSRIDRDRFVGIPRLVQFEISQWPDAGLRAYRLAFEKAARLDLEAVATQRDPIRVLEVAERFFCTESGAAAMDRAVELAMESGDFEAARQWMEDLVQHHPDRAQRGLEWTTKLAVCDAWLGDLSRLKAIVSSQAAEPDTMRVNWGGRERSIRAFASDMAADLKEQAGLGARGEPFGTSAAFCGGADRLAWFSTQAVPEAALWRCNLYDTQAGVEHTVFDLLKGGDSGLQSRSVQSGRLLSAMPVGGGGRVFVSGTGSVWAIDPERPQRPVWRFDLSGAPRSNSGWMSEDEPPELHTLLYAGGRVYAALDREANESAGEETPRRSSCLVCLDARTGTELWRNDFASQATRFEELSLDGAPILHRGRLYTLARKRKGFGFESCHLFCIHPESGRLDWALHVGEAATGSYGYTHPTCSLPAASGDRIYVHSNLGTVAAVSASTGGTIWLATYRSRYADETEATWPTRLGQPIRSWQYQPTMVWRGNVVCMPMDLDEILMLDAADGHVKRRLPMDRLFNAQSLLGIRGNLLYAAGAQLVAYDLDRDEIAWQRPISEGRPFGRGVVTSAGIFVPTAQAVIAYSLDGQSESVHPWPIEHAGNLVPIDDVIVVASSSGLSGLMSRTGAFARLEARMKTGPNDVAPALAMAELAFESRDDDRGLDAARESVQRCLADESPDRPSRRDDEAALARSRLFARLLTLAESVANRTGRQGDDAKTAASNAATAVHLVELAGRCAAAPAEDVIARLLLARWRWTLGEPSEAIDLYQSLLSRPELRELRVPMRRAWCPPLDNGESIDAEQETTIKLIAEEWIDLAISKFGRPAYSGVESAARATLDKLNDAGESTPDAESYLRIASEYPNSAAACDALFHAARLSASKHDAEAAVRSLRLGLSRDLSPDPFRGAVASARVSNLQLLVDQLSAMGDVTEARRWRERCTRWHPELNWSESRTGADPAPNFHANARQQGDGIAASEFPSPSFPARIGYRRLSSERVSVLGSGEMDARAVPWDAVLTFAASKIEARQASTGRSIWPRAFACPTLPILLGHDPALLYFAGAHSLFALTRTSGNVAWQFGVESDDDPMIDPEALPTWTDHVVLADRVISASDRGELVCVQLADGQVRWRRALEGGTASHLAADQRLVYCAKWRGRHNVIHLLDAGTGEPRGEFQCDDSRPIQMLRPIGDGRLLILLARSAMCVDPARGEVFWSVATSRHYLVSTFLADVDGFILSDDGRSVFKRDYQSGRLLWRSSLIGADERDGLWTSFADGRVLIGARDGLTALDSADGRLLWSTNAPLVMRWQSPIVTADSVLTVTPVERKRDGQPPFSRDDHEKSVQFRIDRFLLSDGRAAAATADGPLITEPLTSFGGVFVRDGAIIVLDGDRLIGYVGGDG; this comes from the coding sequence ATGCACTCGTTTCTTCTGATTGTGCTGCTGGTGTCCGCCGTCGCGATGCAGGACGACGCGTCACCGCGAGGCGATTCGTCGCCGACCTCCACCGCTGCGGATTCCTCCGCGAATGGGAATGCGTCATACGTCAATTCCAGTTTTGAGGCGGACGAACAGATCCGGAAGGCTCGCGCGCGGGCGGATGAAGGAGACTGGACCGCCGCGGCTGTCGCGATGCAGGAAATCATTTCTCGGCATGGCCGTCAGGTCTCGCGCATTGACCGGGATCGTTTCGTCGGTATTCCGCGCCTCGTTCAGTTCGAAATCAGTCAGTGGCCCGATGCAGGGTTGAGGGCGTATCGGTTGGCCTTCGAGAAGGCGGCTCGCCTTGATCTTGAAGCAGTTGCCACACAGCGCGATCCTATTCGGGTTCTCGAAGTGGCGGAGCGCTTCTTCTGCACGGAAAGCGGGGCCGCCGCGATGGATCGCGCGGTCGAACTGGCGATGGAGTCCGGCGACTTCGAGGCTGCCCGTCAGTGGATGGAAGATCTGGTGCAACATCATCCGGACCGAGCACAGCGCGGATTGGAATGGACGACAAAGCTGGCGGTGTGCGATGCCTGGCTGGGCGATCTGAGCCGCCTCAAGGCAATTGTCTCGTCGCAGGCCGCGGAGCCGGACACCATGCGCGTCAATTGGGGTGGGCGTGAGCGAAGCATTCGCGCATTCGCTTCCGACATGGCCGCCGATCTGAAAGAACAGGCCGGACTTGGGGCGCGTGGGGAGCCCTTCGGAACGTCGGCCGCATTCTGCGGTGGCGCCGATCGACTGGCCTGGTTCTCGACGCAGGCGGTGCCGGAGGCGGCGCTGTGGCGGTGCAACCTATATGACACTCAGGCCGGCGTTGAACACACGGTCTTCGATCTCCTGAAGGGTGGCGATTCGGGGTTGCAGTCGCGTTCCGTGCAGAGCGGCCGTCTGCTTTCGGCGATGCCGGTTGGCGGCGGCGGCAGAGTATTTGTGAGCGGCACCGGCAGCGTATGGGCGATCGATCCTGAGCGTCCGCAGCGTCCCGTCTGGCGGTTCGATCTGTCGGGCGCGCCGCGGTCGAATTCGGGCTGGATGAGCGAGGACGAGCCGCCGGAACTGCATACGCTGCTCTACGCGGGCGGACGGGTCTATGCCGCTCTGGATCGGGAGGCCAATGAATCGGCCGGGGAAGAGACGCCGCGCCGATCGTCCTGTCTCGTCTGTCTCGACGCGCGAACGGGCACGGAGCTCTGGCGGAACGATTTCGCAAGTCAGGCGACGCGCTTCGAGGAACTGTCGCTCGATGGCGCGCCGATCCTTCATCGCGGACGCTTGTACACGCTTGCCCGCAAGCGGAAGGGCTTCGGCTTCGAATCGTGCCACCTGTTTTGCATCCATCCGGAATCAGGCAGGCTGGATTGGGCACTTCATGTGGGTGAAGCCGCGACCGGCAGCTACGGATACACCCATCCGACATGCTCGCTGCCTGCGGCATCCGGCGATCGGATCTATGTACACTCGAATCTCGGCACCGTCGCGGCGGTGAGCGCGTCCACCGGCGGCACAATCTGGCTGGCGACCTACCGCTCACGATATGCGGATGAAACGGAGGCGACCTGGCCGACCAGACTGGGCCAGCCGATCCGCTCGTGGCAGTACCAGCCGACGATGGTGTGGCGCGGCAACGTCGTCTGCATGCCGATGGACCTCGACGAGATTCTCATGCTGGATGCGGCGGACGGGCATGTGAAGCGCCGATTGCCGATGGATAGGCTTTTCAATGCCCAATCGCTGTTGGGCATTCGGGGGAATCTGCTTTACGCGGCCGGTGCGCAGTTGGTCGCCTATGACCTTGATCGCGATGAGATCGCCTGGCAGCGTCCGATTTCGGAGGGGCGGCCTTTTGGACGCGGCGTGGTGACGTCGGCGGGCATTTTCGTTCCGACGGCTCAGGCAGTAATAGCCTATTCACTGGACGGCCAGTCTGAGTCGGTTCATCCGTGGCCGATCGAACATGCGGGAAATCTCGTGCCGATCGACGATGTGATTGTCGTTGCATCGTCCAGTGGTTTGTCGGGCTTAATGTCCCGGACCGGCGCCTTTGCCCGACTGGAAGCAAGAATGAAAACCGGGCCGAACGATGTCGCGCCGGCTCTTGCGATGGCCGAACTGGCATTTGAATCCCGCGACGACGACCGGGGCCTCGATGCCGCGCGTGAGAGCGTGCAGCGATGTCTCGCGGACGAATCACCGGATCGGCCCTCGCGGCGCGACGACGAGGCCGCCTTGGCCCGAAGTCGCCTGTTTGCCCGGCTGCTAACGCTGGCGGAGTCAGTCGCGAATCGGACAGGCCGGCAGGGCGACGATGCCAAAACGGCGGCATCAAATGCGGCAACCGCGGTCCATTTGGTTGAACTGGCCGGGCGCTGTGCCGCTGCGCCGGCCGAAGATGTGATCGCTCGCCTGCTGCTTGCGAGGTGGCGTTGGACTCTGGGCGAGCCGTCGGAGGCGATCGATCTTTATCAATCGCTGCTTTCGCGGCCGGAGCTGCGCGAGCTTCGCGTGCCGATGCGGCGGGCGTGGTGCCCTCCGCTGGACAATGGTGAGTCCATCGACGCTGAGCAGGAAACCACCATCAAGCTGATTGCGGAAGAATGGATCGACCTGGCGATCTCGAAGTTCGGCCGTCCGGCATATTCTGGAGTGGAATCAGCGGCGCGGGCCACGCTGGACAAGCTCAATGACGCCGGTGAATCCACGCCGGATGCCGAGTCTTATCTGCGAATTGCATCGGAATATCCCAACAGCGCTGCTGCCTGTGATGCGTTATTCCATGCTGCTCGGCTGTCGGCTTCAAAGCACGATGCGGAGGCGGCGGTTCGTTCACTGCGGCTGGGACTGTCCCGCGATCTGTCACCCGACCCATTTCGGGGCGCGGTGGCGTCAGCTCGTGTATCGAATCTTCAACTGCTTGTGGATCAACTCTCCGCGATGGGTGACGTCACCGAAGCCCGGCGATGGCGGGAGCGCTGCACGCGATGGCATCCGGAACTGAACTGGTCTGAGTCGCGAACCGGCGCCGATCCCGCGCCGAATTTCCATGCGAACGCGCGCCAGCAGGGTGACGGTATTGCGGCATCGGAGTTTCCTTCGCCGAGTTTTCCGGCAAGAATCGGGTATCGCCGGCTGTCGTCCGAGCGTGTGTCCGTACTGGGGTCCGGCGAGATGGATGCACGCGCCGTTCCGTGGGATGCGGTGTTGACGTTTGCTGCTTCGAAGATCGAAGCTCGACAGGCATCCACGGGCCGCAGCATCTGGCCCCGCGCTTTTGCATGTCCGACGCTGCCGATTCTGCTGGGACATGATCCGGCGTTGCTTTACTTCGCCGGCGCTCACAGTCTTTTCGCGCTGACGAGGACGAGCGGCAACGTTGCCTGGCAGTTCGGTGTCGAATCGGATGACGATCCCATGATCGACCCGGAAGCGCTGCCGACCTGGACCGACCACGTTGTGCTCGCCGATCGGGTGATCAGCGCGTCGGATCGGGGAGAACTCGTCTGTGTTCAGCTCGCGGATGGGCAGGTCCGTTGGAGGCGAGCGCTCGAGGGCGGTACAGCCAGCCATCTCGCGGCCGATCAACGGCTCGTCTATTGCGCGAAATGGCGAGGACGGCACAATGTCATCCATCTTCTTGATGCCGGAACGGGAGAGCCGCGCGGTGAGTTCCAATGCGACGATAGCCGGCCGATCCAGATGCTTCGCCCCATCGGCGACGGCCGATTGCTGATTCTTCTCGCACGCAGCGCGATGTGCGTCGATCCGGCGCGAGGTGAAGTTTTCTGGAGTGTGGCGACCTCGCGGCACTATCTCGTCTCGACGTTTCTTGCTGATGTGGACGGCTTCATTCTCAGCGACGACGGACGAAGCGTCTTCAAACGGGATTACCAGTCCGGGCGGCTACTCTGGCGGTCGTCATTAATCGGTGCGGATGAACGCGACGGGCTCTGGACTTCCTTCGCTGACGGACGCGTGCTGATCGGTGCGCGAGACGGCCTGACCGCTCTGGATTCCGCTGACGGCCGTCTGCTGTGGAGCACAAACGCGCCGCTGGTAATGCGTTGGCAGTCGCCGATTGTGACGGCGGATTCGGTTTTGACCGTGACGCCGGTTGAGAGGAAACGCGACGGGCAACCTCCGTTTTCCCGCGACGACCACGAAAAGTCCGTGCAATTCCGGATCGATCGCTTCCTGCTCAGCGATGGTCGCGCCGCCGCTGCGACCGCGGACGGACCGCTCATCACCGAGCCGCTCACTTCGTTCGGCGGCGTCTTTGTGCGCGACGGGGCGATCATCGTTCTCGACGGCGATCGGTTGATCGGATACGTTGGCGGTGACGGATAA